The following proteins are co-located in the Trichormus variabilis 0441 genome:
- the pipX gene encoding transcriptional coactivator PipX, with amino-acid sequence MNPENSETYINHPTWGLLYRICMVDESQDLFTTLYAQRLFFLVGNDIKAIKFQPIGRTEARMLLENRLRNLRRNGQSQEYDQLQSVFQRTFQ; translated from the coding sequence ATGAATCCAGAAAACTCGGAAACCTACATAAATCACCCTACTTGGGGTTTGCTATATCGGATCTGCATGGTTGATGAAAGCCAGGATCTGTTCACAACACTTTACGCTCAACGCTTATTCTTTCTAGTAGGGAATGACATTAAAGCTATAAAGTTTCAACCGATAGGACGCACTGAGGCAAGAATGTTGTTAGAAAATCGCTTGCGTAATTTGCGCCGCAATGGTCAATCACAGGAGTACGATCAGCTTCAGAGTGTTTTCCAACGCACCTTCCAATGA
- a CDS encoding energy-coupling factor transporter transmembrane component T family protein, producing MDLLRSLPLGLYLEQPQTWLHKLDPRVKFIWLMSFLTSYSFANNFWRVLLVALLILFTVIARIPRRVWQQQMGWLLTLSFFVLAIAAISPDGLGVDYQSRLPANPQVLTQPANTNNPAIATEQLKSSKSYTYVLFHKGPVKVTRRSLDLAVRLSTIIFTVIYSTNLYLLTTAPEEITAGVESLMQPLRRFKIPVTEITLTLTLSLRFIPLVLEEVQNLVRSVMTRAINWKKLGLKGAVKVWLIVAERLLENLLLRASQMASAMMVRGFTSPNEHRVPWHELRLKLWDWLAIASLTIFWGIRVVFGNQI from the coding sequence ATGGACTTACTGCGATCGCTACCTTTAGGATTATACTTAGAACAACCGCAAACTTGGCTACATAAACTCGATCCGCGAGTCAAGTTTATCTGGTTGATGAGTTTTCTTACCAGCTATAGTTTTGCCAATAACTTCTGGCGTGTACTACTGGTAGCATTATTAATCCTTTTTACTGTCATTGCCAGAATACCCAGGCGAGTGTGGCAACAGCAGATGGGTTGGTTGCTAACATTATCATTTTTTGTGTTGGCGATCGCTGCCATTAGTCCTGATGGATTGGGTGTAGACTATCAATCACGCCTACCAGCTAACCCGCAAGTTTTAACCCAGCCAGCTAATACGAATAATCCTGCAATAGCCACAGAACAATTAAAAAGCAGTAAAAGCTATACTTACGTGCTGTTTCACAAAGGCCCGGTGAAAGTAACTCGCCGTTCTTTAGATTTAGCGGTGCGCCTAAGTACAATTATATTCACTGTTATCTACAGCACCAATTTATATCTATTGACAACCGCACCAGAGGAAATTACAGCTGGTGTAGAAAGCCTCATGCAGCCTCTACGACGATTCAAAATACCTGTAACTGAAATTACCTTGACTTTAACTTTATCCTTGCGTTTTATTCCCTTAGTCTTAGAAGAAGTGCAGAACTTAGTCCGTTCTGTTATGACTAGGGCGATTAACTGGAAAAAATTGGGCTTAAAAGGTGCAGTTAAAGTTTGGTTGATTGTCGCCGAGAGACTGTTAGAAAATTTGCTATTAAGGGCATCACAAATGGCCAGCGCCATGATGGTACGCGGTTTTACCAGTCCCAACGAACATCGAGTCCCTTGGCACGAGCTACGCTTAAAATTATGGGATTGGTTAGCGATCGCCTCTTTAACCATATTCTGGGGAATCAGAGTGGTCTTTGGCAATCAAATTTAA
- the proC gene encoding pyrroline-5-carboxylate reductase: MTIKFGLIGGGVMGEALLSRLIARGIYQPSEVIVSEPQTARQAFLQQKYHVGVTTDNSLVFTQAQDVVFLAVKPQVFSAIAQELADTVFTDHSPLVVSILAGVSLSQLEAAFPQSPVIRAMPNTPATVGAGMTAICSGAYTYAQHQKLAQQIFSAVGEVVEVSESLMDAVTGLSGSGPAYVALLVEALADGGVASGLPRGIANQLALQTVLGTAQLLHESKLHPAELKDRVTSPGGTTIAGIAQLEKAGFRSALIEAVKAATWRSQELGK, encoded by the coding sequence ATGACTATAAAATTTGGTTTAATTGGTGGCGGGGTAATGGGAGAAGCGCTCTTATCCCGCCTTATTGCGCGGGGAATTTATCAACCATCAGAAGTCATAGTCAGCGAACCGCAAACAGCGCGACAAGCTTTTTTACAGCAAAAATATCATGTGGGTGTGACTACAGATAACAGTTTGGTATTCACACAAGCTCAAGACGTTGTATTCTTGGCGGTGAAACCACAAGTGTTTAGTGCGATCGCTCAAGAATTAGCAGATACAGTATTCACAGACCATTCCCCCCTTGTCGTCTCTATTCTCGCAGGGGTGTCTTTAAGCCAGCTAGAAGCGGCATTTCCCCAATCACCAGTCATTAGAGCTATGCCCAATACCCCAGCCACTGTAGGCGCAGGGATGACCGCTATCTGCTCTGGTGCATACACTTACGCCCAACACCAGAAATTGGCGCAACAAATTTTTTCGGCAGTGGGGGAAGTAGTCGAAGTTTCCGAAAGTTTGATGGATGCAGTCACTGGGCTTTCTGGTAGCGGCCCGGCTTATGTCGCTTTATTAGTAGAAGCCCTCGCTGATGGGGGAGTGGCATCCGGGTTACCTAGAGGAATTGCCAATCAACTGGCGTTACAAACTGTGCTAGGAACAGCCCAATTATTACACGAAAGTAAACTCCACCCAGCCGAACTCAAAGACCGAGTTACCAGCCCCGGTGGTACTACCATCGCGGGGATTGCCCAACTAGAAAAAGCGGGATTTCGTTCAGCCTTAATTGAAGCCGTCAAAGCAGCTACCTGGCGATCGCAAGAATTGGGCAAATAG
- a CDS encoding cell division protein SepF produces MNNIFSKLRDFVGLNEQVEYEYYEEEADTDNYQNLYQQENPQPAPAEAAPNNRRWREPMTTMGDDVATGTKSAMGNVIGMPGAINGISEVLVLEPRTFEEMPQAIQALRERKSVVLNLTIMDPDQAQRAVDFVAGGTYALDGHQERIGESIFLFTPSCVQVSTQGGVIHEVPQPPARPARPASTNPPAWGNETNRMAQ; encoded by the coding sequence ATGAACAATATATTTTCTAAACTGCGAGACTTTGTTGGTCTCAATGAGCAGGTAGAATACGAGTACTACGAAGAAGAAGCAGATACAGATAACTACCAAAACCTGTATCAACAAGAAAATCCCCAACCAGCACCAGCAGAGGCTGCCCCAAACAATCGACGTTGGCGCGAACCCATGACTACAATGGGTGATGACGTAGCAACAGGAACAAAATCTGCGATGGGGAATGTGATTGGTATGCCAGGAGCAATTAACGGGATTTCTGAAGTATTAGTGCTTGAACCTCGTACATTTGAAGAAATGCCCCAGGCGATTCAAGCATTGCGCGAACGTAAATCAGTAGTGCTGAACTTGACCATCATGGACCCAGATCAAGCACAAAGAGCTGTTGATTTTGTTGCAGGTGGAACCTACGCGCTAGATGGACATCAAGAACGTATTGGCGAAAGTATCTTTTTGTTTACCCCCAGCTGTGTGCAAGTTAGCACCCAAGGTGGAGTTATTCATGAAGTACCCCAACCCCCAGCACGTCCAGCACGTCCGGCTTCAACTAATCCACCAGCTTGGGGCAACGAAACCAACCGGATGGCACAATAA
- the der gene encoding ribosome biogenesis GTPase Der, which produces MGLPIVAIIGRPNVGKSTLVNRLAGEQTAIVHDEPGVTRDRTYLPAYWSDREFQVVDTGGLVFNDDTEFLPLIRQQALAALHEASAAIFVVNGQTGPNSADEEIAEWLRQQPVPVFLAVNKCESPDQGSIQASEFWELGLGEPYPISAIHGNGTGELLDELIKHLPPTTELEENNEIKIAIIGRPNVGKSSLLNAFAGEERVIVSPISGTTRDAIDTFIERNGQNYRLIDTAGIRKKKSIDYGTEFFSINRAFKAIRRADVVLLVIDALDGVTEQDQKLAGRILDEGKACVVVVNKWDAVEKDSYTIYDYEKNLEARLHFTEWADTIYVSAVTGQRVEKILELVTKANEEHKRRVSTSVINEVLEDAVSWHSPPTSRGGRQGRIYYGTQVSTQPPTIALFVNEAKRFNDNYRRYIERQFRQQLGFKGTPIRLLWRSKKVRDVESGSANRATRV; this is translated from the coding sequence ATGGGACTGCCAATTGTTGCAATTATCGGTCGCCCAAATGTGGGCAAATCAACCCTGGTTAATCGTCTCGCCGGGGAACAAACGGCGATTGTCCACGATGAACCGGGTGTGACACGCGATCGCACTTACTTACCAGCCTACTGGAGCGATCGGGAATTTCAAGTAGTAGATACAGGCGGCTTAGTCTTTAACGATGACACAGAATTCTTGCCCCTGATCCGCCAACAAGCATTAGCTGCCCTCCACGAAGCCAGCGCGGCTATTTTCGTTGTTAATGGTCAAACAGGCCCCAATTCGGCAGATGAAGAAATTGCCGAGTGGTTACGCCAACAACCAGTACCAGTCTTCTTGGCAGTTAACAAATGCGAATCCCCAGACCAGGGATCGATTCAAGCCTCCGAATTTTGGGAACTGGGACTAGGAGAACCTTACCCAATCTCTGCGATTCATGGCAACGGTACAGGCGAATTACTCGACGAACTCATTAAACACCTTCCTCCGACTACAGAATTAGAAGAAAATAACGAAATCAAAATTGCCATTATTGGCAGACCAAATGTTGGCAAATCAAGTTTATTAAACGCTTTTGCTGGGGAGGAACGGGTAATAGTCAGCCCCATTTCTGGGACAACCCGTGATGCGATCGATACTTTTATCGAACGAAATGGGCAGAACTACCGTCTCATCGATACAGCCGGGATTCGCAAAAAGAAAAGCATTGACTATGGTACGGAATTCTTTAGTATTAACCGTGCTTTTAAAGCCATTCGCCGCGCCGATGTAGTTTTGTTGGTCATAGATGCCTTGGATGGTGTCACCGAACAAGACCAAAAGCTAGCAGGCAGAATTCTCGATGAAGGTAAGGCTTGTGTCGTCGTCGTCAATAAATGGGATGCCGTTGAAAAAGACTCCTATACTATCTACGACTATGAGAAAAATCTGGAAGCACGGCTACATTTTACAGAATGGGCTGACACTATCTACGTCAGTGCGGTCACAGGACAACGGGTAGAAAAGATTTTAGAGTTGGTGACTAAAGCCAATGAAGAACACAAACGCCGCGTTAGCACATCAGTGATTAACGAAGTTCTGGAAGACGCAGTTAGTTGGCACTCTCCCCCAACCTCTCGCGGCGGTCGCCAAGGGAGAATTTACTACGGTACACAAGTCAGCACTCAACCACCCACCATTGCCTTATTTGTCAACGAGGCTAAACGCTTTAACGACAACTACCGTCGTTACATTGAAAGGCAATTCCGCCAACAATTAGGCTTTAAAGGGACTCCCATTCGCTTACTGTGGCGCAGTAAAAAAGTTAGAGATGTGGAAAGCGGTAGCGCCAATCGGGCAACTCGCGTTTAA
- a CDS encoding YggS family pyridoxal phosphate-dependent enzyme — translation MISSINERITHIRASLPPSVRLIAVTKQMPTEVIRAAYAAGVRDFGENRIQEAASKQAQLQDLPDITWHFIGHLQANKAKKALEQFQWIHSVDNLKLAQRLDQLAQQLGVNPQVCLQVKILPDPNKSGWSVPELLADLPALNQCKTLQIQGLMTIPPFGLNDAKILHVFNSTSKLAEDIAEQNWDHIHMEQLSMGMSGDYQLAVQAGATMVRLGTILFGQRT, via the coding sequence ATGATTAGTTCGATCAACGAACGTATTACTCACATTCGGGCTTCCCTACCGCCTTCAGTCAGGCTAATTGCTGTCACAAAGCAAATGCCGACTGAAGTTATTCGTGCTGCTTATGCTGCTGGTGTCCGCGATTTTGGCGAAAATCGTATCCAAGAAGCTGCTAGTAAGCAAGCCCAGTTACAAGACTTACCAGATATTACTTGGCACTTTATTGGACATTTGCAAGCGAACAAAGCCAAAAAAGCTCTAGAACAATTTCAATGGATTCACTCTGTAGATAACTTGAAACTAGCACAGCGTTTAGACCAATTAGCGCAACAGCTAGGAGTCAATCCTCAAGTTTGTCTACAGGTGAAAATCCTCCCAGATCCCAATAAGTCTGGTTGGAGTGTACCAGAACTGCTGGCAGATTTACCCGCACTCAACCAGTGTAAAACTTTACAAATTCAGGGTTTAATGACAATTCCACCTTTTGGTTTAAATGATGCGAAAATTCTTCATGTATTTAATAGCACTTCCAAATTAGCAGAAGATATTGCTGAACAAAACTGGGATCATATTCACATGGAGCAGTTATCGATGGGTATGTCAGGGGACTACCAACTTGCAGTACAAGCTGGAGCAACGATGGTACGATTGGGAACCATATTATTTGGCCAGCGTACTTAA